The Cylindrospermopsis curvispora GIHE-G1 genome contains a region encoding:
- the ilvC gene encoding ketol-acid reductoisomerase, producing the protein MARMYYDEDANLDFLAGKTVAIIGYGSQGHAHALNLKDSGVNVIVGLYPGSKSIAKAEAAGLTVKNVADAAKAADLIMILLPDEVQKTIYTNEILPNLEAGNILAFAHGFNIHFGQIVPPGDVDVIMVAPKGPGHLVRRTYEQGQGVPALFAVYQNATGKARDRAMAYAKGIGGTRAGVLETTFREETETDLFGEQAVLCGGLSALIKAGFETLIEAGYQPELAYFECLHEVKLIVDLVVEGGLATMRDSISNTAEYGDYTRGPRVVTAQTKAEMKKILSEIQSGQFAREFVLENQAGKPGFTAMRRQEAEHPIEEVGKDLRAMFSWLKKA; encoded by the coding sequence ATGGCGCGTATGTACTATGATGAGGATGCCAACTTAGACTTTTTAGCGGGAAAAACCGTGGCCATTATTGGTTATGGTTCCCAAGGTCATGCCCACGCGCTAAACTTAAAAGATAGTGGTGTAAATGTCATTGTAGGTTTGTATCCTGGTAGCAAATCAATTGCAAAAGCTGAAGCAGCTGGGTTAACCGTAAAAAATGTGGCTGATGCTGCTAAAGCTGCTGACTTAATCATGATATTATTACCTGATGAAGTACAAAAGACAATTTACACAAATGAAATCCTGCCCAACTTAGAAGCGGGAAATATTTTAGCCTTTGCTCACGGATTCAATATTCATTTTGGGCAGATTGTTCCTCCAGGGGATGTGGATGTAATTATGGTTGCGCCTAAGGGTCCTGGTCATCTAGTTCGTCGTACCTACGAACAAGGACAAGGAGTTCCAGCCTTATTTGCCGTATATCAAAATGCTACAGGTAAAGCACGAGACCGAGCTATGGCCTATGCTAAAGGTATTGGTGGTACTCGAGCGGGTGTATTAGAAACCACATTCCGGGAAGAAACCGAAACGGATTTATTTGGGGAACAAGCAGTATTGTGTGGTGGTTTAAGTGCATTAATTAAAGCTGGTTTTGAAACCCTAATTGAAGCTGGTTATCAACCAGAGCTAGCTTATTTTGAGTGTTTACATGAGGTTAAACTAATCGTTGACTTAGTTGTTGAGGGTGGTTTAGCAACTATGCGTGATAGTATTTCTAACACCGCCGAATATGGAGACTATACTCGTGGTCCCCGGGTTGTAACTGCTCAAACCAAGGCTGAAATGAAAAAGATTCTCAGTGAAATTCAATCTGGACAGTTTGCACGGGAATTTGTTCTAGAAAACCAAGCTGGCAAACCTGGTTTTACAGCTATGCGTCGTCAGGAAGCTGAACATCCCATTGAGGAAGTTGGCAAGGATTTACGTGCCATGTTTAGTTGGTTGAAGAAAGCTTAA
- a CDS encoding ATP-binding protein, with amino-acid sequence MFLTMPTTTEEKSINFDLSTPLQLIGRSHEFERITNILLHDRDLLITGVPGSGRRTLVKIAAQEVGALILEIDCIRAIDGERLLQLFTETINHNWEVNKIETWVEQNGRELFIFNTETRLKLSHGLNDKKLWQAFVMLLDLLQNIANDLNRRVVLILQSFPHIRSWDRHNMWESTLRKEINSHPDVSYVILATIAETSHHQDEDKYPMEKIELAPLERDVMAVWAREILEKQNLKFDRHSQALTIFLDAVQGSIGDAMALIRRLSSLQHEQGLIGEEKVRQVIEAMLRDLSITYESLLMLLPGNQIHLLECLAIDPTDKPQSKEYIQKHGLSRGGTLQGALTGLQTKGLIYSAQQGYQLALPLLALWLKQRLS; translated from the coding sequence ATGTTTTTAACAATGCCAACAACTACGGAGGAGAAATCTATTAACTTTGATTTATCTACTCCATTACAATTAATAGGTCGTTCTCACGAGTTTGAGCGTATTACAAACATACTTTTACATGATAGGGACTTATTAATTACGGGAGTACCTGGTAGTGGTAGAAGAACATTGGTTAAGATTGCAGCTCAAGAGGTAGGTGCCCTAATATTAGAAATAGACTGTATTCGTGCGATCGATGGAGAGAGACTACTGCAATTGTTCACAGAAACAATTAATCATAATTGGGAGGTGAACAAAATTGAGACATGGGTGGAGCAAAATGGTAGAGAATTGTTTATTTTTAATACAGAAACTAGGCTCAAATTATCTCATGGTCTCAATGATAAAAAACTGTGGCAGGCATTTGTTATGTTATTGGACTTGTTGCAAAATATAGCCAACGATTTAAATCGAAGAGTGGTATTAATTTTGCAAAGTTTTCCCCATATTCGTTCTTGGGATCGCCATAATATGTGGGAATCTACCTTGAGAAAAGAAATTAATAGTCATCCGGATGTGAGTTATGTTATATTAGCGACAATTGCCGAAACAAGCCATCATCAAGATGAGGACAAATATCCAATGGAAAAAATTGAATTAGCTCCTTTAGAAAGAGATGTTATGGCAGTTTGGGCAAGAGAAATTTTGGAAAAACAAAATCTTAAATTTGATCGCCATTCTCAAGCACTAACCATCTTTTTGGATGCGGTTCAAGGGAGTATTGGTGATGCGATGGCATTAATTCGTAGACTATCAAGTTTACAACATGAACAAGGATTAATCGGGGAAGAGAAGGTCAGACAAGTAATAGAAGCAATGCTGAGAGATTTATCCATAACTTATGAATCTTTATTGATGTTACTACCTGGTAATCAGATTCACCTTTTAGAATGTTTGGCCATAGATCCCACAGATAAACCTCAAAGTAAAGAATATATCCAAAAACATGGACTTTCTCGAGGGGGAACTTTGCAAGGTGCCCTAACGGGACTACAGACTAAGGGTTTAATTTATAGCGCCCAACAGGGTTATCAATTAGCACTACCTCTATTAGCCCTATGGTTAAAACAAAGACTAAGTTAA
- a CDS encoding NADH-quinone oxidoreductase subunit K: MLEACVLATILLGFFGIILKKNLVMKIISMDVMSTGVIAFYVFIASKTGLFTPILGEIKKGNYADPVPQAVILTAIVIGFSIQALMLVGVMKLAGDNPTLEIDEIEKNNTP, encoded by the coding sequence ATACTAGAAGCATGTGTATTAGCGACAATATTATTGGGGTTTTTTGGCATAATTCTGAAAAAGAACCTAGTGATGAAAATAATTTCCATGGATGTGATGAGTACAGGGGTAATAGCCTTTTATGTGTTTATCGCATCTAAAACAGGTTTATTTACTCCCATTCTTGGGGAAATAAAAAAAGGTAATTATGCTGATCCTGTTCCCCAAGCAGTTATTTTAACAGCAATAGTTATTGGCTTTTCAATTCAAGCTTTGATGCTGGTAGGAGTAATGAAACTAGCTGGAGATAATCCCACCTTAGAAATTGATGAAATCGAGAAGAATAATACGCCATAA
- a CDS encoding cation:proton antiporter, with translation MNTITTIWVGIPFFLGFMVFLLPPLNRHLAFLGTLVSAVYSMELLIKQPEIQLNLLNSFGVTLVADQLSGYFILTNALVTMAVVLYCWKSDKNAFFYAQVLLVHGSLNAAFICADFISLYVALEVSGIAAFLLIAYSRSDRSIWVGLRYLFVSNISMLFYLVGAVLIYQKSSSFSFAGLENAPPEAIALIFLGLLVKAGIFVSGLWLPLTHSESETPVSAMLSGIVVKASVLPLLRCAEVAENIGHIVVIFGVATALMGVSYAILEKDTKRMLAFHTISQLGFILAAPGVGGFYALTHGLVKSSLFLIAGSLPTRNFKELQSKPINTAIWIPLFIASLSISGFPLLAGFAAKVLTLKNITSWQFVAMNIAAVGTAISFAKFIFLPHRLGDKQDTVTAVKPGFWVAIAVLITGLLIANIAYLRAYNLEDIIKAIVTMIVGWLAYHLIVQKLAPKLVAYLPRAVEKFEHLIGVMSLTLILLFWMALS, from the coding sequence ATGAACACTATAACAACGATTTGGGTAGGTATCCCATTTTTTCTAGGATTTATGGTTTTTTTGTTGCCACCACTTAACAGACACCTGGCATTTTTAGGGACATTAGTTAGTGCTGTCTATAGTATGGAGCTATTAATCAAACAACCAGAAATTCAACTTAATTTATTGAACAGTTTTGGTGTCACCTTAGTAGCTGACCAGTTAAGTGGCTACTTCATTTTAACCAACGCCTTAGTGACAATGGCAGTAGTTTTATACTGCTGGAAAAGTGATAAAAATGCCTTTTTCTATGCCCAAGTTTTACTAGTTCATGGTAGTTTGAATGCTGCTTTCATTTGTGCAGACTTTATCAGTTTGTATGTGGCATTAGAAGTAAGTGGAATAGCCGCATTCCTATTGATAGCATATAGTAGGAGCGATCGCTCAATTTGGGTAGGTTTGCGCTATCTATTTGTTAGTAACATTTCCATGTTATTTTATCTAGTAGGAGCTGTATTAATTTACCAAAAAAGTTCATCTTTTAGTTTTGCGGGACTAGAGAATGCACCACCAGAAGCCATAGCATTAATTTTTTTAGGACTGTTAGTTAAAGCGGGGATTTTTGTCTCTGGTTTGTGGTTACCCCTAACCCATTCTGAATCGGAAACACCAGTTTCTGCAATGCTTTCAGGTATTGTGGTCAAGGCTAGCGTTTTACCTCTATTACGTTGTGCCGAAGTGGCCGAAAATATTGGTCATATTGTGGTAATTTTTGGCGTAGCCACAGCTTTAATGGGTGTATCCTATGCAATTTTAGAGAAGGATACAAAAAGGATGTTAGCCTTTCATACTATATCCCAATTAGGATTTATTTTAGCAGCACCGGGGGTGGGAGGATTTTACGCTCTAACCCATGGATTAGTTAAGTCCTCATTATTTTTAATTGCTGGTTCCCTACCAACGCGTAACTTTAAGGAACTGCAATCCAAGCCAATTAATACAGCAATTTGGATCCCTTTATTTATTGCCAGTTTATCGATTTCTGGATTTCCCTTACTAGCTGGGTTCGCTGCCAAAGTTTTGACCCTTAAAAACATTACATCTTGGCAATTTGTTGCCATGAATATTGCAGCGGTAGGTACGGCAATTTCTTTTGCCAAATTTATATTTCTCCCCCATAGATTAGGAGATAAACAAGACACTGTGACAGCTGTAAAACCTGGATTTTGGGTAGCGATCGCAGTGTTGATTACGGGTTTATTGATTGCCAATATTGCCTATTTAAGAGCTTATAATCTTGAAGATATAATCAAAGCCATTGTTACTATGATAGTGGGTTGGTTGGCATATCATTTAATAGTGCAGAAATTAGCACCAAAACTGGTGGCATATCTACCCCGCGCAGTGGAGAAATTTGAGCATTTAATAGGTGTTATGAGTTTGACCCTAATCTTATTATTTTGGATGGCATTATCATGA
- a CDS encoding Na+/H+ antiporter subunit E produces MIGHLILRLTIWFLLTADFSTINIIIGVAIAFLLPRGYSSRAKFTEWLRVFGQVIVAIVVAFKEAFEIILFPHYREEIIRENVKHKHSYLLIFMDIFLITFTPKTIVFNHNEQGFYEVHQIQPGGKK; encoded by the coding sequence ATGATTGGACATTTGATACTGAGATTGACAATTTGGTTTTTGCTCACCGCTGATTTTAGCACTATCAATATTATTATTGGGGTGGCTATCGCATTTTTACTACCTAGAGGTTACAGTTCCAGAGCAAAATTTACAGAATGGTTAAGAGTATTTGGTCAAGTAATAGTTGCCATTGTTGTAGCTTTTAAAGAAGCATTTGAGATTATCTTGTTTCCCCATTATCGAGAAGAAATTATCAGAGAAAATGTGAAACATAAACATTCCTATTTACTGATATTCATGGATATATTCCTGATTACGTTCACACCTAAAACCATTGTTTTTAATCATAATGAACAGGGATTTTATGAAGTGCATCAAATTCAACCTGGGGGTAAAAAATAA